One Actinomycetota bacterium genomic window carries:
- a CDS encoding glycosyltransferase, with product MPSSIKNRGKIEKILLQIRPDYLDAYGGDSTQLLKTREALMRCGIQVDISTELEPDLTEYDLVHLFNITRVDETYHQALNAFKRGKPIVLSVIYWTLDELENCKGIPPILFENDEGLSKIKESILSTGKSINTQYLSKNSWERNIFKNKQRVVLHISDVLLPNSRTELDLLKHLYNLSSPKYHIVPNAADLSFADAKCDEFVKKYGLKDFVLCVGRIERRKNQLSLLYALRDIDIPIVLVGDILDQEYFSLCQRYANEKTHFLGSLKYNELGPVYAAARVHALPSWYETPGLTNLEAALAGCNIVCTNRGSAKEYFGELARYCDPTDPESIKKAVCEAFYSPRQNKLKDIVAARFTWDKAARETILGYELALKTHSGRRRKVGSDMDFEASKEVVENLELLAEQQNAYIAHLKKLVDENLIKIAHLERQIAQNEEQIRRLSEEISSKENSIRELSASLERIRSTSAYRVYRYFKDRRFFSAR from the coding sequence ATGCCATCTTCGATCAAGAACAGGGGAAAAATAGAGAAGATCCTCTTACAAATCCGGCCGGATTATTTGGATGCCTATGGAGGAGATAGTACGCAGCTCCTCAAAACGCGTGAGGCTCTGATGAGGTGTGGGATACAGGTTGATATCTCAACGGAGCTTGAACCCGATTTGACCGAGTATGATCTGGTCCACTTATTTAATATTACCCGAGTTGATGAGACTTATCACCAGGCTTTAAACGCCTTTAAGCGGGGTAAACCAATAGTCCTTTCTGTCATATATTGGACCTTAGATGAATTGGAGAATTGTAAAGGGATTCCACCCATTCTCTTCGAAAACGACGAAGGCTTAAGTAAAATAAAAGAGAGTATCTTATCGACGGGAAAGAGTATAAATACTCAGTATTTGAGCAAGAATTCATGGGAGAGAAATATCTTTAAAAATAAGCAGAGGGTGGTTTTACATATTAGCGATGTTTTGCTCCCAAATTCGCGAACCGAGTTGGATTTGTTGAAGCATTTGTATAATTTGTCCAGCCCAAAATATCACATCGTACCCAATGCTGCTGATCTCAGTTTTGCGGATGCTAAATGCGACGAATTTGTGAAGAAATATGGTTTAAAGGATTTCGTATTATGCGTTGGGAGAATTGAAAGACGAAAAAATCAACTCTCCTTGCTCTACGCACTCCGTGACATCGATATACCCATCGTCCTTGTGGGTGATATTTTAGATCAAGAGTATTTTTCACTGTGTCAGAGGTATGCCAATGAGAAAACTCACTTCTTGGGTTCTCTTAAGTATAATGAATTGGGTCCAGTATATGCAGCAGCGAGGGTGCATGCCCTTCCCAGCTGGTACGAAACACCAGGCTTAACAAATCTTGAAGCTGCATTGGCGGGGTGTAACATCGTCTGCACAAACAGGGGTTCAGCAAAGGAATATTTTGGAGAACTTGCCCGGTATTGTGATCCAACGGATCCAGAGTCCATAAAGAAGGCAGTTTGCGAAGCCTTTTACTCCCCTCGCCAAAATAAGCTCAAAGATATAGTTGCAGCTAGGTTTACCTGGGATAAAGCTGCAAGAGAAACCATACTCGGTTACGAATTGGCTCTGAAAACTCACTCGGGGAGGAGGAGAAAAGTGGGTTCGGATATGGATTTTGAAGCCTCTAAAGAAGTCGTCGAAAATCTTGAATTGCTGGCGGAGCAGCAAAATGCCTATATTGCCCACCTTAAGAAGCTAGTCGACGAGAATTTAATTAAAATTGCCCATCTGGAAAGGCAGATTGCTCAGAATGAAGAACAAATCAGGAGGTTATCCGAGGAAATAAGCTCAAAGGAGAATAGCATCCGAGAGCTATCGGCAAGCTTGGAGAGAATTAGGTCCACTTCTGCTTATCGCGTGTATAGATATTTTAAGGACCGAAGATTCTTCTCGGCAAGGTGA
- a CDS encoding ABC transporter ATP-binding protein: MDVSVMLGTRFGRAKDIGDEMAVEVNHLWKKFRLYHEKQHTLKYALLSGRRSIFEEFWALKDIHFILKRGQTLGIIGENGSGKSTLLKILARILRPDKGEVSTKGKVSALLELGAGFHPELSGRENVYLNGSILGLSYREINQKFDEIVGFAELERFIDMPIKNYSSGMYMRLAFAIAVNVNPDILLIDEILAVGDEAFQRKCLEKMYDYKTRGKTIVFVSHSMDHIRNMCDEVIWLKGGEIKARGNPNKVVNAYIQYVNLEEQRKGKAQQQVEGSRWGSREIEINRVEFLADGGQSKTLFETGEKFIVRINFKAHKKIEKPVFGIRIDRADGVCVARPSTKLNNVFIDSVQGEGTIEYVVDSLPLLPGSYLVTAAIYDYHCLHSYDHHEQLYEFQVTPGREKESYGVVKIPGQWSIIEQPRGSLTSG, encoded by the coding sequence GTGGATGTGAGTGTGATGCTTGGGACAAGATTTGGGAGGGCAAAGGATATAGGCGATGAAATGGCCGTAGAGGTCAATCACCTTTGGAAGAAATTCCGACTCTATCACGAGAAACAGCACACGCTAAAATACGCTCTACTCAGCGGGCGCAGATCGATTTTCGAAGAATTTTGGGCATTGAAGGATATCCATTTCATCTTGAAAAGGGGTCAAACTCTGGGAATCATCGGAGAAAATGGTTCTGGGAAAAGCACTTTACTCAAAATTTTGGCTAGGATTTTGCGTCCCGATAAAGGGGAAGTGAGCACAAAAGGAAAGGTTTCAGCCTTACTTGAGTTGGGAGCCGGTTTTCACCCGGAACTTTCGGGTAGAGAAAATGTTTATTTAAATGGTTCAATTCTGGGCTTAAGTTATAGGGAAATCAACCAGAAATTCGATGAGATTGTAGGCTTCGCCGAGCTTGAAAGATTCATTGATATGCCCATAAAAAACTACTCATCCGGCATGTATATGAGACTGGCTTTCGCCATCGCTGTCAATGTCAACCCCGACATATTACTCATCGATGAGATTCTGGCCGTGGGAGACGAAGCTTTTCAAAGAAAATGTCTGGAGAAAATGTATGATTATAAGACCAGGGGTAAAACCATCGTTTTTGTCTCCCATAGCATGGATCATATCCGGAACATGTGCGATGAGGTCATTTGGTTAAAAGGGGGAGAAATTAAAGCCAGGGGTAACCCAAATAAGGTCGTCAACGCCTATATTCAGTATGTGAATTTGGAGGAGCAAAGGAAGGGTAAAGCCCAGCAACAGGTTGAGGGATCGAGATGGGGCTCAAGGGAGATAGAGATAAACAGGGTGGAATTCCTCGCCGATGGTGGGCAATCCAAAACGTTATTCGAAACTGGAGAGAAATTCATCGTGAGGATCAACTTCAAGGCTCATAAGAAGATCGAGAAACCAGTTTTCGGTATCCGTATAGATCGTGCCGATGGCGTTTGTGTAGCAAGACCAAGTACCAAGCTCAATAACGTATTCATCGATTCAGTCCAAGGCGAAGGCACAATCGAATATGTTGTAGACTCCCTGCCACTGCTTCCAGGCTCATATCTCGTCACGGCAGCGATCTATGATTATCATTGTCTACATTCCTATGATCACCATGAACAGCTGTATGAATTTCAAGTCACACCGGGTCGAGAAAAAGAATCCTATGGGGTCGTTAAAATTCCCGGTCAATGGAGCATAATTGAGCAACCTCGCGGTTCTCTCACCAGTGGGTAG
- a CDS encoding ABC transporter permease encodes MVEKLKELFVFRELLLNLIKRELKVKYKKSILGFFWSLLNPILTTIVFTFVFAVLLRIQPPVLRYGTIFSFPVFLLCALLPWNFLSISLSLSINSIVGNGNLVKKVYFPREILPSSTVLANLINFCLELLVLFMLLTFLGSRFFIYLPLLIAITIIQTLFTIGMCLIFSCLNVYFRDIQHLLGIILMIWFYATPIIYPFEYVLQMSHKLPWLPFAYKLNPMATFVLAYRSILYDCQPPSFFLLGYAVVVSLLTLYFGYLFFNTYEPTFAEEI; translated from the coding sequence ATGGTGGAGAAATTAAAGGAGCTCTTCGTCTTCCGCGAGCTCCTACTTAACTTGATAAAGAGGGAATTGAAAGTAAAATACAAGAAATCCATATTGGGGTTTTTCTGGTCGCTTCTGAATCCGATATTAACCACAATCGTTTTCACCTTCGTTTTCGCTGTTCTTCTTAGGATTCAGCCTCCGGTACTTCGATATGGAACAATTTTCAGTTTTCCAGTTTTTCTACTTTGCGCCCTTTTACCCTGGAATTTCTTGAGCATTTCTCTTTCACTTTCCATAAATTCGATTGTTGGCAATGGAAATTTGGTTAAAAAGGTATATTTCCCTCGTGAGATTTTACCTTCCTCAACGGTTCTCGCCAATTTAATCAACTTTTGCTTGGAACTTTTGGTTTTATTCATGCTTTTGACGTTCTTGGGTTCAAGGTTCTTCATCTACCTGCCCCTTCTAATTGCGATTACGATCATACAAACCCTGTTCACCATCGGGATGTGCCTCATCTTTTCCTGTCTCAATGTTTACTTTAGAGATATCCAGCATTTATTGGGCATCATCTTAATGATTTGGTTTTACGCCACCCCGATCATTTATCCCTTTGAGTACGTTTTACAGATGTCCCATAAACTTCCGTGGCTTCCATTCGCTTATAAGCTTAACCCAATGGCAACGTTCGTATTGGCCTATCGCAGTATTCTCTATGACTGCCAACCCCCGAGTTTCTTTCTCCTGGGATATGCCGTGGTTGTATCATTGCTCACGCTTTATTTCGGATACCTATTTTTCAATACATACGAACCCACTTTTGCCGAAGAGATCTAA
- a CDS encoding polysaccharide pyruvyl transferase family protein encodes MRRIVIAGAAGFSNIGDDAILISMIGELKKEIGQAELSVIGGDLDLPISRDVRRIVHTDEAKIFQAISEADLVIVGGGGLFYDCNFHLNVNDFFKGRHYGILFFLYLALLAKMLGKPVMLYGVGIGPLLLPSTRRLVSFVLDRMDVISLRDAESSIELKRLRVNGPEIAVTVDPAIGLTPAPKERVVGILRGEKVSLEKPLIGINVRPWYHYQGFRSHRMQEKHNRYKRTIARVADFLVQKFDSEIVFIPMQRLYDDDHQLCHELVEEMRFKERAKILSDSYNPHEIKGIVGRLDLMIGTRLHSAIFAASMGTPIIGIIYDGKVRSFLQLIGQEERSISINEIRFERLCEIIDEVWTSRRRIPSDLRVKTEQLLRKAEENPKLAAGLLRGQ; translated from the coding sequence ATGAGAAGAATTGTGATCGCCGGCGCAGCGGGGTTCAGCAACATTGGTGACGATGCGATCCTAATCTCCATGATCGGGGAGTTGAAGAAGGAGATAGGTCAGGCTGAGCTTTCGGTTATCGGAGGCGATTTAGACCTTCCAATATCTAGGGATGTACGAAGGATCGTGCACACCGACGAAGCAAAAATCTTTCAAGCCATAAGTGAAGCCGACCTGGTCATAGTCGGCGGCGGAGGGTTATTTTATGATTGCAATTTTCACCTGAACGTAAATGACTTCTTTAAAGGTCGGCATTATGGGATATTATTCTTTCTTTATCTTGCGCTCCTGGCAAAGATGTTGGGAAAACCCGTTATGCTTTATGGTGTGGGAATAGGACCCCTACTGTTGCCATCCACAAGAAGATTGGTCTCATTTGTTCTGGATAGGATGGATGTGATAAGTTTAAGGGATGCGGAATCCTCCATAGAGTTAAAGAGGTTGAGGGTGAATGGTCCGGAAATAGCGGTCACGGTCGATCCGGCCATTGGTTTGACTCCCGCCCCGAAGGAGCGAGTGGTGGGAATATTGCGGGGGGAAAAAGTCTCTTTGGAAAAACCCTTAATTGGTATAAATGTTAGACCATGGTATCATTACCAGGGATTTAGATCTCATAGGATGCAGGAGAAGCACAATCGATATAAACGGACCATAGCAAGGGTAGCCGATTTCCTGGTTCAAAAGTTCGATTCTGAGATCGTCTTCATCCCCATGCAGCGATTGTACGATGATGACCATCAATTATGCCATGAGCTGGTGGAGGAAATGAGGTTCAAGGAGAGGGCGAAAATTCTTTCGGATTCTTATAATCCACATGAAATCAAGGGGATTGTGGGGAGGCTAGATTTGATGATTGGGACTCGTCTTCATTCTGCCATCTTTGCGGCATCTATGGGCACGCCCATTATCGGGATAATTTATGATGGAAAGGTGAGAAGCTTCCTGCAATTAATCGGTCAGGAAGAAAGATCCATATCTATAAATGAAATTCGTTTCGAAAGGCTTTGCGAGATTATTGATGAAGTTTGGACTTCAAGGCGGAGAATCCCTTCTGATCTGAGAGTAAAGACGGAGCAACTTTTGAGGAAGGCTGAGGAAAACCCCAAGCTCGCTGCAGGATTACTGAGGGGGCAGTAA